The Candidatus Nitrosymbiomonas proteolyticus genome has a segment encoding these proteins:
- a CDS encoding flagellar basal-body P-ring protein, whose translation MRFLLAFVFVFAASPLGAQSYPGQGGDQSGAVISQEALQRAAKRLESIIDAEKNGIEVRIKDIARFRGVRSNQLLGYGLVVGLEGTGDTKNTPFTQTLLANAMKFAGTAVDPNFLKVKNVAVVAITAELPPFSTPGNRIDVTVQSIGDAKSLQGGTLLQAPLYAANSKDVVYAAAQGSVSIGGFNVGSGGNSVQKNHSTVGRIPSGAFVETAVTTQTVFDGKLFLELDEADLTTSKRVAEKIASVWPEYLPRALTAGTIELNLPPDRLPIESMSEIELLTVRADTAALVVINERTGTIVVGGNVRLGPAVVAKGSLNVRIETDLLVSQPAPFSKGETAVVPQTRVDAREDQAQVALIAPTATVADLAKLFQALRVSPTDIIAILQALQEQGSLKARIKVQ comes from the coding sequence CAGGGTGGCGACCAGTCCGGTGCGGTCATCTCGCAAGAAGCCCTGCAGCGCGCGGCCAAGAGACTGGAAAGCATCATCGACGCTGAAAAGAACGGCATCGAAGTGCGAATCAAGGACATCGCCAGGTTCCGTGGGGTCAGGAGCAACCAGCTACTCGGCTACGGGCTGGTCGTGGGCCTGGAAGGGACTGGCGACACCAAGAACACCCCGTTTACGCAAACACTCCTTGCGAACGCCATGAAGTTCGCAGGTACGGCGGTCGACCCGAACTTCCTCAAGGTGAAGAATGTGGCGGTTGTAGCCATCACCGCCGAGCTTCCCCCCTTCTCGACGCCGGGCAACCGGATCGACGTGACCGTTCAGTCGATTGGGGACGCGAAGAGCCTTCAGGGCGGGACGCTGTTGCAGGCGCCCCTGTACGCTGCCAACAGCAAGGACGTTGTCTACGCCGCCGCGCAGGGTTCGGTCAGCATCGGTGGGTTCAACGTTGGCTCGGGCGGCAACTCGGTACAGAAGAACCACTCGACGGTCGGACGAATCCCCTCGGGCGCGTTCGTCGAAACGGCCGTGACCACGCAGACCGTCTTTGACGGAAAGCTATTCTTGGAACTCGACGAAGCGGACCTTACGACCTCGAAGCGGGTCGCCGAGAAGATCGCATCCGTGTGGCCGGAGTACCTCCCAAGGGCACTGACCGCGGGCACCATCGAACTCAACCTCCCCCCCGACCGACTGCCCATCGAATCGATGAGCGAGATCGAACTCCTGACCGTCCGCGCGGACACCGCCGCCCTGGTGGTGATCAACGAACGAACGGGAACGATCGTTGTCGGGGGTAACGTCCGGCTCGGACCCGCGGTCGTGGCGAAGGGCAGCCTCAATGTCAGGATCGAAACCGATCTGCTTGTGAGTCAGCCCGCGCCTTTCTCCAAAGGGGAGACCGCCGTTGTGCCCCAAACCCGAGTCGACGCACGAGAGGACCAAGCGCAAGTAGCACTGATCGCTCCGACCGCGACCGTCGCCGACCTCGCCAAGCTCTTTCAGGCGCTGAGAGTCAGTCCGACCGACATCATCGCCATCCTGCAAGCGCTTCAGGAACAAGGCTCGCTGAAGGCAAGGATCAAGGTGCAGTAG
- a CDS encoding flagellar rod assembly protein/muramidase FlgJ has translation MMNPLTDNLGLALQAAPTVAKLKKTTSDLEGVFVKDLISVMRRSIPKTGFGQGYGTEIYDDLFNQAIADSVAKRGTFGFGSMLFRQLAPSAFAQEVQRLAQEATASKTSPSTSDPLNLTPKDNS, from the coding sequence ATGATGAATCCGCTCACTGACAACTTGGGCCTTGCTCTTCAGGCCGCCCCGACCGTCGCGAAGCTCAAGAAAACGACCTCCGACCTCGAAGGGGTGTTCGTCAAGGACCTCATCTCGGTCATGCGGAGGTCGATCCCGAAAACCGGCTTCGGGCAAGGGTACGGGACCGAAATCTACGACGACCTCTTCAATCAGGCGATCGCCGACTCGGTCGCGAAGCGCGGGACCTTCGGCTTCGGTTCGATGCTCTTCCGGCAGCTTGCGCCGTCGGCATTCGCCCAGGAAGTTCAGCGACTCGCTCAAGAGGCCACCGCTTCGAAAACGAGCCCGTCGACTTCAGACCCCCTCAACCTCACTCCCAAGGACAACTCATGA